Proteins co-encoded in one Sebastes umbrosus isolate fSebUmb1 chromosome 20, fSebUmb1.pri, whole genome shotgun sequence genomic window:
- the LOC119479593 gene encoding high-affinity choline transporter 1-like, with product MALHIPGVIMMVAFYLLVLGIGIWASVKSKKMEKNTQGGRLEVSFLANRSVSLIVGVFTMTATWVGGGFIYGTAESVYDPTRGLIWALTPLQSSISFIIGGLFFAKPMRENNYVSMMDPFQRKYGKALTAFLAIVPVVTELVWIPTSLTSLGATMSVVLDLPFSVCVWISAVVAIIYTVLGGLYSVAYTDVIQISLVLLGLWLCVPFVLTSDVDTDITKTAFNHTYQASWLGQLESDKVGRWIDTFLVMTLGSMAIQDFHQRTLSSSSTSTARIMCFIAAGAVIIVGIPSTLIGAVASSTDWNSTSYGSPSPYERGQVAMVLPITLQNLTPTYISAIGIGALAAAVMSSADSFLLSVTTIFTTNIYQTIRSQASDRELQWVIRLSIVVAGLVGISLTYLDSGIMVFYILGSDLAYTILFPQLICVLFIEVSNGYGAITGYLVAVVMRLLCGEPLFGLPVILQFPGCILEDGVYIQRWPFKTFCMLSALASILMFSYVASLLFNKGILPERLDVFKVKSQGAPTPADGARQGDSNETDENDKYASEPMLDTKY from the exons ATGGCTCTCCATATACCAGGTGTGATAATGATGGTAGCATTCTACTTGCTTGTGTTGGGAATCGGCATCTGGGCATCTGTAAAATCTAAGaagatggagaaaaacacacaaggtGGAAGGTTAGAGGTTTCTTTTCTGGCTAACCGAAGTGTCAGCTTGATAGTGGGAGTCTTCACAATGACGG CTACTTGGGTTGGAGGTGGCTTTATCTATGGAACTGCAGAGTCGGTTTATGATCCCACCAGGGGTCTAATCTGGGCTCTTACGCCTCTGCAATCGTCAATTTCCTTTATCATCG GTGGACTGTTCTTTGCGAAGCCAATGAGGGAGAACAATTACGTCAGTATGATGGATCCATTTCAGAGGAAGTATGGAAAAGCACTGACTGCGTTTCTTGCCATTGTTCCAGTCGTAACTGAACTTGTCTGGATTCCTACATCGCTGACTTCCTTGG GAGCAACCATGAGTGTGGTTTTGGATCTGCCCTTTAGTGTTTGTGTCTGGATCTCTGCTGTGGTGGCAATCATCTACACTGTTCTTGGAGGTCTCTATTCAGTTGCTTACACTGATGTCATCCAGATTTCACTGGTGCTTCTTGGCTTA TGGCTGTGTGTCCCTTTTGTTCTGACAAGTGACGTTGATACTGACATCACTAAAACAGCATTTAACCACACCTATCAGGCCTCCTGGCTTGGCCAGCTTGAGTCTGATAAAGTCGGGAGATGGATTGATACTTTTCTAGTGATG ACTTTGGGCAGTATGGCCATTCAGGATTTCCATCAAAGGAcactctcctccagctccacgTCCACAGCCAGAATCATGTGTTTTATAGCAGCAGGAGCCGTCATCATTGTTGGAATCCCATCTACACTGATTGGAGCTGTTGCATCATCAACAG ACTGGAACTCCACCTCATATGGTTCTCCTTCTCCATATGAGCGAGGGCAGGTGGCTATGGTGTTGCCCATCACCCTTCAGAATTTAACCCCAACCTACATTTCTGCTATTGGCATCGGAGCTCttgctgctgcagtgatgtcatcTGCTGACTCTTTCCTTTTGTCTGTAACCACCATCTTCACCACCAATATCTACCAGACCATCAGGAGTCAG GCATCAGATAGAGAGCTGCAGTGGGTGATTCGTCTCTCCATAGTGGTTGCAGGACTTGTGGGAATATCCCTCACCTACCTGGACAGCGGCATTATGGTGTTTTATATCCTGGGCTCAGACCTGGCTTACACCATTTTATTCCCCCAACTGATCTGCGTCCTCTTCATTGAGGTTTCCAACGGTTACGGGGCGATCACAGGCTACCTTGTTGCAGTGGTGATGAGACTGTTGTGTGGGGAGCCGTTGTTTGGCCTCCCTGTGATCCTGCAATTCCCAGGTTGCATTTTAGAGGATGGTGTTTATATTCAGCGCTGGCCTTTCAAGACCTTTTGCATGCTGTCTGCTCTGGCCTCCATTCTGATGTTTTCATATGTTGCCTCACTCCTGTTTAACAAGGGGATCCTTCCTGAGAGATTGGATGTGTTCAAGGTGAAATCACAGGGAGCACCAACACCAGCAGATGGTGCCAGACAGGGTGATAGTAATGAAACTGATGAAAATGATAAATATGCCTCTGAACCAATGCTGGATACAAAATactaa